In a genomic window of Staphylococcus taiwanensis:
- a CDS encoding Asp23/Gls24 family envelope stress response protein has protein sequence MTIEISNDYGKIDISNEVIASVVGSKAVESYGIVGMASRQQVRDGIAEILGHENYARGIEVKENNGVIDIDMYIIVSYGVKISEVANNVQSSVKYTLETSLNVKVNSINIFVQGVRLNNKGKKV, from the coding sequence ATGACAATAGAAATCTCAAATGACTATGGTAAAATCGATATCTCAAATGAAGTCATTGCTTCAGTAGTAGGCAGTAAAGCTGTCGAAAGTTATGGCATAGTAGGGATGGCATCTAGACAACAAGTTAGAGATGGTATTGCTGAAATCCTTGGACATGAAAATTATGCTAGAGGCATCGAAGTGAAAGAAAACAATGGTGTCATTGATATAGATATGTATATTATTGTAAGTTATGGCGTGAAAATTTCCGAAGTAGCTAACAATGTTCAATCATCCGTTAAATATACATTAGAAACGTCACTTAATGTTAAAGTGAACTCAATTAATATATTTGTACAAGGTGTAAGATTAAATAATAAGGGCAAGAAGGTATAG
- a CDS encoding thiamine diphosphokinase — protein sequence MNINLLCSDRYLPNALFDNRKNEQWAGIDRGTLILVNHHITPVFSVGDFDSVSNDEREELKKVLDIHPVKAEKDDTDLALGVEEAVERGYTHIRIFGATGGRLDHFMGVLQILQKPFYNEQNIKIIIEDQQNEIQLLNKGTYQVSQSNSYKYISFIPVNGEVTLSLSGFKYNLDHQHLEIGSTLTISNEVEANVAHIDVELGQILQIRSNDLKMSK from the coding sequence ATGAACATTAATTTGTTATGTAGTGATCGATATTTACCCAATGCGCTGTTTGATAATAGGAAAAATGAACAATGGGCTGGCATTGATAGAGGTACGCTCATACTTGTCAATCATCACATAACACCTGTATTTAGTGTGGGTGACTTCGATTCAGTATCTAATGATGAACGTGAAGAATTAAAAAAAGTTTTAGATATTCATCCTGTTAAAGCTGAAAAAGATGATACAGATTTAGCATTAGGTGTAGAAGAAGCAGTTGAAAGAGGATATACACACATCCGTATTTTTGGTGCGACAGGTGGACGATTAGATCATTTTATGGGCGTCCTACAAATTCTACAAAAACCTTTCTATAATGAACAAAACATTAAAATTATTATTGAAGATCAACAAAATGAAATCCAATTGTTGAATAAAGGGACATATCAAGTAAGCCAATCTAATAGTTATAAATATATTTCATTCATTCCAGTCAATGGGGAAGTTACACTTTCGCTATCAGGTTTTAAATATAATTTAGATCATCAACATTTGGAAATTGGTTCGACCCTTACTATTTCTAATGAAGTAGAAGCAAATGTTGCGCATATAGATGTAGAATTGGGACAAATTTTACAGATTAGAAGTAACGATCTTAAAATGAGCAAATAA
- a CDS encoding 50S ribosomal protein L28 translates to MGKECFVTGRKASTGNNRSHALNANKRRFNANLQKVRILVDGKPKKVWVSARALKSGKVTRV, encoded by the coding sequence ATGGGTAAAGAATGTTTCGTAACAGGTCGTAAAGCATCGACTGGTAATAATCGTTCACACGCTTTAAATGCGAACAAACGCAGATTTAATGCTAACCTTCAAAAAGTTAGAATTTTAGTTGACGGAAAACCTAAAAAAGTTTGGGTTTCTGCTCGTGCTTTAAAATCTGGTAAAGTTACTAGAGTTTAA
- the rpe gene encoding ribulose-phosphate 3-epimerase: protein MTKIYPSLLSADFLNLKDEIEKLEEAQVDGLHFDVMDGQFVPNISIGLPILEAVRSATKLPIDVHLMIEEPEKYIETFANKGADMISVHIEATPHIHRALQMIKNAGKKAGVAVNPGTSVESILPVLEIVDYVLIMTVNPGFSGQSFIEACATKVKTLRDYKQSANLSFDIEVDGGINDETIQVCEKNGATMFVTGSYFFKQDNYRKVIDQLKG from the coding sequence ATGACTAAAATATATCCCTCACTATTATCAGCGGATTTTTTAAATTTAAAAGATGAAATTGAAAAATTGGAAGAAGCACAAGTAGATGGTTTACATTTTGATGTTATGGATGGTCAATTTGTACCTAATATCTCAATTGGTCTACCAATACTAGAAGCGGTTCGTTCAGCGACGAAATTACCGATTGATGTACATTTAATGATTGAAGAACCTGAAAAATATATAGAAACTTTTGCAAATAAGGGTGCTGATATGATATCAGTACATATTGAAGCAACGCCACACATTCATCGTGCATTACAAATGATTAAAAATGCGGGAAAAAAAGCAGGTGTTGCAGTAAATCCTGGAACTTCAGTAGAATCAATATTACCGGTTTTAGAAATCGTTGATTATGTATTAATCATGACGGTAAATCCTGGTTTTAGTGGGCAATCCTTTATTGAAGCATGTGCTACAAAAGTTAAAACATTACGAGATTATAAACAATCTGCTAACTTATCATTTGATATTGAAGTAGATGGGGGTATTAATGATGAAACCATTCAAGTTTGCGAAAAAAATGGTGCCACAATGTTTGTAACGGGTTCTTATTTCTTTAAACAAGATAATTATCGCAAAGTGATTGACCAGCTGAAAGGTTGA